From Flavobacteriales bacterium, the proteins below share one genomic window:
- a CDS encoding acyl transferase: MKRVKNIENRIFGIQNDTDFEELALEVFDFQSENCEVYKRFLSYLGKPKPKSIEAIPFLPISFFKSHSINSFPDYEMVFSSSGTTGMTPSKHFVAHLDIYHQSMIKSFEKFYGNPDEYVLLALLPNYLEREGSSLIYMMEKMIERNPHEESGFFLYNHEELFQRLQEVELKGKKTILIGVSFALLDFFEKYSISLKNTIIMETGGMKGRRKEITREELHHFLIEKTGVQYIHSEYGMTELLSQAYSKGEGIFQTPTWMKLYPGDPDDPFSFSSKTYGTIKIIDLANLYSCSFLQTDDLGRFHDTNKKFEVIGRIDFSDVRGCNLLIF; this comes from the coding sequence ATGAAACGGGTAAAAAATATTGAAAATAGGATTTTTGGAATCCAAAATGATACAGATTTTGAGGAATTGGCTTTAGAGGTGTTTGATTTCCAAAGTGAAAACTGTGAAGTATATAAGCGGTTTTTAAGTTATCTGGGGAAACCCAAGCCCAAAAGTATTGAAGCAATCCCATTTTTACCCATCTCTTTTTTTAAATCACATTCTATCAATAGTTTTCCTGATTACGAAATGGTTTTCTCTAGTTCAGGAACCACAGGAATGACACCAAGTAAACATTTTGTTGCTCATTTGGATATTTACCATCAGTCAATGATAAAATCCTTTGAGAAATTCTATGGAAATCCAGATGAATACGTACTCTTGGCCCTTCTGCCCAATTATCTAGAGCGAGAAGGGTCCTCTCTTATCTATATGATGGAGAAAATGATAGAAAGAAATCCTCATGAAGAATCTGGTTTTTTTCTATACAACCATGAGGAATTGTTCCAAAGACTTCAAGAAGTGGAGCTAAAAGGAAAAAAAACAATTCTTATTGGAGTTAGTTTTGCATTATTAGATTTTTTCGAAAAGTATTCTATTTCCTTAAAAAATACCATTATTATGGAGACTGGTGGGATGAAGGGGAGAAGAAAAGAAATTACTCGAGAAGAATTACATCACTTTTTAATAGAAAAAACCGGTGTTCAATACATCCACTCAGAATATGGGATGACCGAACTATTATCTCAGGCATATTCCAAAGGCGAAGGAATCTTCCAAACGCCGACTTGGATGAAACTGTATCCAGGAGACCCAGATGACCCATTCTCGTTTTCATCTAAAACGTATGGAACAATCAAAATCATTGATTTAGCAAACTTATATTCTTGTTCTTTTCTGCAAACAGATGATTTGGGTCGTTTCCATGATACAAATAAAAAATTTGAAGTAATTGGTAGAATCGACTTCAGTGATGTAAGAGGATGTAATTTGTTAATTTTTTAG
- a CDS encoding cytochrome c oxidase subunit 3, translating into MTQDYSIEKEKGNLTEAQVTKKKSRKPLLVLGMASMAMMFVGLSSAYIVSKNSMADHWTEVNLTPAFLISTILVVISSVLVALGSMAAKNGQFSKTKLYFLGALILGITFAILQFVGFDELVALGHYPVGSGSAVASSYIYAMVLFHLAHMVGALISVLVVVLRLQMNKYTKEYYLGIELAAMFWHFLGFIWIYLYIFLNTMNTVG; encoded by the coding sequence ATGACACAGGATTATTCTATTGAAAAAGAAAAAGGTAACCTAACAGAAGCTCAGGTAACCAAAAAGAAATCGAGAAAGCCGTTACTTGTTTTAGGAATGGCAAGTATGGCGATGATGTTCGTAGGACTTTCTAGTGCTTATATTGTTAGTAAAAACAGTATGGCAGATCATTGGACAGAGGTAAATCTTACTCCTGCTTTTCTTATTTCTACAATCTTAGTTGTGATCAGTAGTGTATTGGTTGCTTTGGGTTCTATGGCAGCCAAAAATGGACAATTTTCTAAAACAAAACTATACTTTTTAGGAGCTTTGATTCTAGGAATTACTTTTGCTATTTTACAGTTTGTTGGTTTTGATGAATTAGTTGCTCTTGGGCACTATCCAGTAGGTTCTGGTTCTGCAGTTGCAAGCTCATATATCTACGCAATGGTTTTATTTCACCTTGCACACATGGTGGGCGCATTGATTTCTGTATTGGTTGTGGTACTCAGGTTGCAAATGAATAAATATACAAAAGAGTATTACCTGGGAATAGAATTGGCAGCGATGTTTTGGCATTTCTTAGGTTTTATTTGGATCTACCTTTATATCTTCCTAAACACTATGAATACAGTGGGCTAG
- the lptC gene encoding LPS export ABC transporter periplasmic protein LptC, protein MKPSNISIKIYQSFIATLFGVAILVFTSCENDVKEIQLMNSKEELPQMELYDFELFFTEKNLIKYKISAHQALSYEGKENKLLFPKGVQLITYNKMGEIVTESQADSAVYFKNNKLLAYQNVRIIGKNNRELQTNFLTWDEKKKMFHTTDTAYIIRNGKKIQTIGMEAKDDFSTYKLFDITGKIELNENR, encoded by the coding sequence ATGAAACCAAGTAACATTAGTATTAAAATATACCAATCATTTATTGCCACTCTATTTGGAGTGGCAATACTTGTTTTTACATCTTGTGAAAATGATGTAAAAGAGATACAGCTAATGAACAGTAAAGAAGAACTTCCCCAGATGGAACTTTATGATTTCGAATTATTCTTTACAGAAAAAAACTTGATAAAATACAAAATAAGTGCACACCAAGCACTTTCTTACGAAGGGAAAGAAAATAAACTACTTTTTCCTAAAGGTGTACAGCTAATCACCTACAACAAAATGGGAGAAATAGTTACAGAATCACAAGCTGATTCTGCCGTTTATTTTAAAAACAATAAACTTCTTGCCTACCAAAATGTAAGAATAATTGGGAAAAATAACCGTGAACTCCAAACAAATTTTTTAACTTGGGACGAGAAAAAGAAAATGTTTCATACCACGGACACAGCCTACATTATCAGAAATGGTAAAAAAATTCAAACGATAGGTATGGAAGCAAAAGACGACTTCTCTACCTATAAATTATTTGACATAACAGGAAAAATAGAACTCAATGAAAATCGCTAA
- the cyoE gene encoding heme o synthase has translation MSRLKIYSELAKIRLTTTVLFSSIVGYILGTNTTHGDSFDWVTFMLLSIGGFLVIASANGFNQVYERETDKLMKRTEGRPLPQGKISPTEGIIFSTIAGIIGILALVAINLTCAIYGGISLVLYAAIYTPLKRVSPIAVLVGAFPGAIPAMIGWLAATNTFGIEPGVLFAIQFLWQFPHFWAIAWLQDDEYKKAGIRLLPSGMRDERSAYQMMTYSLWLIPVSILPAILPVMGVEHDLNLSWVGAGLIALLGVWVFMDAYKLMKECTMEAAKKLMFTCLKYLPLVQIIYVVDKYI, from the coding sequence GTGAGCAGACTAAAAATTTATTCAGAATTAGCCAAAATAAGATTAACCACTACGGTTTTATTTTCGTCTATTGTAGGCTATATTTTGGGAACCAATACAACCCACGGTGATTCGTTTGATTGGGTAACGTTCATGCTTCTTTCTATCGGAGGATTTTTGGTGATCGCTTCGGCAAATGGTTTTAATCAGGTGTACGAAAGAGAAACCGATAAACTCATGAAACGTACAGAGGGTCGTCCCTTGCCTCAAGGGAAAATTTCGCCCACTGAAGGAATCATATTTTCAACTATCGCAGGAATTATCGGAATCTTAGCCTTGGTAGCCATCAATCTTACTTGTGCAATTTACGGAGGGATTTCTTTGGTGTTGTATGCTGCCATTTACACTCCATTGAAACGGGTAAGTCCTATTGCTGTTTTAGTAGGAGCTTTTCCAGGAGCTATTCCAGCTATGATCGGGTGGCTTGCTGCCACAAATACTTTTGGGATAGAACCAGGTGTTTTATTTGCCATACAATTCCTTTGGCAATTTCCTCATTTTTGGGCAATTGCTTGGCTACAAGATGATGAATACAAAAAAGCGGGGATTCGCTTATTGCCTTCAGGGATGAGGGATGAACGCTCTGCCTACCAAATGATGACCTATTCTTTGTGGTTGATTCCCGTATCCATACTACCTGCCATTCTTCCAGTAATGGGAGTTGAGCACGATTTAAATCTTTCGTGGGTAGGAGCAGGCTTAATTGCCTTATTAGGAGTTTGGGTATTTATGGATGCTTATAAACTCATGAAAGAATGCACCATGGAAGCCGCAAAAAAACTCATGTTTACTTGTTTAAAATATCTCCCTTTGGTTCAAATTATCTACGTAGTAGATAAATACATATAA
- a CDS encoding type III pantothenate kinase, translating to MNKLLIDIGNTWIRFYIDNQNFDLLLELKNWDEKKIEKEVKNFSLAIISNVRFSKEHLKRLFENLPLKVFFLDSETPLPIKLDYKTPKTLGKDRIATAVAAYYDFPNSNCIIIDIGTCITIDFLDAKGVFHGGRISPGLQMRLSAMNHFTGKLPLVERNLDIDIIGKSTEESLQSGAFYGILHEIEGTIHHFKQHYDFINVILTGGGAHAFDKRLKSSIFASNHFLVKGLKYILSYNEDK from the coding sequence ATGAATAAACTTTTGATAGATATTGGCAACACTTGGATTAGATTCTATATTGATAATCAAAATTTTGATCTTCTATTAGAGCTAAAAAACTGGGATGAAAAAAAAATCGAAAAAGAGGTGAAAAACTTTTCTTTGGCGATCATTTCGAATGTAAGATTCTCAAAAGAGCACCTAAAAAGACTTTTTGAAAATCTTCCGTTAAAAGTATTTTTCTTGGATTCAGAAACCCCTCTTCCGATAAAATTAGATTATAAAACTCCTAAAACATTAGGAAAAGATCGAATTGCAACGGCTGTGGCTGCCTATTATGATTTTCCTAATTCTAATTGTATCATCATAGATATTGGCACTTGTATTACTATTGATTTTTTAGATGCAAAAGGTGTTTTTCATGGAGGTAGGATAAGTCCGGGTCTTCAAATGCGACTTTCCGCTATGAATCATTTTACAGGGAAATTACCTTTGGTGGAAAGAAATCTGGATATCGATATTATAGGAAAATCTACAGAAGAGTCTTTACAATCGGGTGCTTTTTACGGAATTTTACATGAAATAGAGGGAACCATACATCATTTTAAGCAACATTATGATTTCATTAACGTTATTTTAACTGGCGGTGGTGCTCACGCTTTTGATAAAAGATTAAAAAGTAGCATCTTTGCCTCCAACCATTTTTTGGTAAAAGGACTTAAATACATTCTATCTTATAATGAGGATAAATAA
- a CDS encoding outer membrane protein transport protein, protein MRINNLLSLLIFVSLFSFQKTQAQSNTNSPYSTLGFGRPVDANSTHFKSMSGVGIGISNGQFINFLNPASYTDLELTTFEFGGEGTMATYKQGENVKTFNSANFSQLGLGMPLNDKAALTFGILPVSHVGYDIQDVKAFEYFPSNTTDTIGYRNSFLGSGGVGSFLGGFAYKPMPNLSVGVNIQFQYGNIDKTTEKEFEKNNYLSNRKLSTYNINHFSYKLGAQYRHKLDEKRALIAGATYDIGGDKNIERSELHYTYVHTSELENTIDTVFFRDLEEGTITLPSTFGFGLSYEIKDKLTLGIDFKQTNWSKFAIFGEKEDRFVDQTSIALGGSYIPNKNDVRNLWKRSTYRFGINYKTGYLNTSFPNGNTNLTEFGINFGIGLPIRKARGTLNLGLGYSQIGSLDNGGVKEQIFKAFLSLTIRDKWFVQRKID, encoded by the coding sequence ATGAGGATAAATAACCTACTTAGCTTACTTATTTTTGTAAGCCTTTTTTCATTCCAGAAAACACAAGCTCAAAGCAATACGAATTCTCCCTATTCTACCTTAGGATTTGGACGACCCGTAGATGCAAATAGTACACATTTCAAATCTATGAGTGGTGTTGGTATTGGAATTTCAAACGGACAATTCATCAATTTCTTAAACCCTGCAAGTTATACAGACTTAGAACTCACAACTTTTGAGTTTGGAGGAGAAGGAACTATGGCTACCTACAAACAAGGGGAGAATGTGAAAACATTTAACTCGGCAAATTTTTCACAACTTGGACTAGGAATGCCGCTAAATGATAAAGCAGCACTTACTTTTGGAATACTTCCCGTGTCGCATGTAGGATATGACATTCAAGATGTGAAAGCCTTTGAATACTTCCCTAGTAATACTACAGATACTATCGGTTATCGAAATTCCTTTTTAGGATCTGGTGGAGTAGGATCTTTCCTCGGAGGATTTGCTTACAAACCAATGCCTAATCTATCTGTAGGAGTAAATATTCAATTTCAATATGGAAATATTGATAAAACTACAGAGAAAGAATTTGAAAAAAACAATTATTTAAGTAATAGAAAACTTTCTACTTATAATATAAATCATTTTTCATATAAACTAGGAGCACAATATCGTCATAAACTTGATGAAAAAAGAGCCTTAATTGCAGGTGCCACTTATGATATTGGGGGAGATAAAAACATTGAACGTAGTGAACTTCATTATACCTATGTACACACCTCTGAATTAGAAAACACAATTGATACTGTATTTTTTAGAGATCTTGAGGAAGGAACAATAACCTTACCCAGCACTTTTGGGTTTGGATTATCTTATGAAATTAAAGATAAACTAACATTAGGAATAGACTTCAAACAAACAAATTGGTCTAAATTTGCCATTTTTGGTGAGAAAGAGGATCGTTTTGTAGATCAAACCTCTATTGCTTTAGGAGGATCCTATATTCCTAATAAAAATGATGTGCGAAATCTTTGGAAAAGATCCACTTATCGTTTTGGAATAAATTACAAAACAGGATATTTAAACACCTCATTTCCAAACGGTAATACTAATCTAACTGAATTTGGCATCAATTTTGGAATTGGATTACCAATAAGAAAAGCTAGAGGAACGCTAAACTTAGGTTTAGGATACTCTCAAATAGGTTCACTGGATAACGGAGGCGTTAAAGAACAAATATTTAAAGCTTTCTTATCACTTACCATTAGAGATAAATGGTTTGTACAAAGAAAAATTGATTAA